The following coding sequences are from one Aquificaceae bacterium window:
- the rplO gene encoding 50S ribosomal protein L15: MKLHELAPKEGSTKERKRVGRGIGSGLGKTCGKGHKGQKTRSGDRRLPSWFEGGQTPLHKRVPKRGFRPVNRIEYAVVNLKTLERYFEAGQEVSPETLLEKGLVRKGMPVKVLGDGELTKALKVRAHAFSQSARQKIESLGGVCEEVR, translated from the coding sequence ATGAAACTGCATGAGCTTGCACCGAAGGAAGGATCAACAAAGGAAAGGAAACGAGTGGGAAGAGGTATAGGTTCTGGGCTGGGAAAGACCTGTGGTAAGGGTCATAAGGGGCAGAAAACCAGGTCAGGAGACAGGAGACTTCCCTCCTGGTTTGAGGGTGGTCAGACGCCCCTTCACAAAAGAGTGCCAAAGAGAGGTTTCAGACCTGTAAACAGGATAGAGTATGCGGTGGTTAACCTAAAGACCCTTGAAAGATACTTTGAAGCTGGTCAGGAAGTTAGCCCGGAAACTCTACTGGAAAAGGGGCTTGTAAGAAAAGGGATGCCCGTCAAGGTGCTGGGAGATGGAGAGCTTACAAAGGCTCTGAAGGTAAGAGCCCACGCCTTTTCTCAGTCTGCAAGGCAGAAGATTGAATCCCTCGGCGGGGTCTGCGAGGAGGTAAGGTGA
- the rplX gene encoding 50S ribosomal protein L24, with protein sequence MAQRIKKGDTVVVLRGKEKGKTGEVIKVLREENRVIVKDVNLVKKHLKEIPNVREGGIYEIEAPLHISNVMLICPKCERPTRVGIRTLREGDTLRKYRFCKKCKENIDLIREKVRVEA encoded by the coding sequence ATGGCTCAGAGGATAAAGAAGGGCGACACAGTGGTTGTTCTGAGAGGAAAGGAGAAGGGAAAAACTGGTGAGGTCATAAAGGTTCTCAGGGAAGAAAACAGAGTGATAGTAAAGGATGTTAACCTGGTGAAAAAACACCTCAAGGAAATACCCAACGTGAGAGAAGGTGGCATATACGAGATAGAAGCTCCTCTCCACATAAGCAATGTAATGCTCATATGCCCCAAGTGCGAAAGGCCCACAAGGGTAGGCATAAGAACGCTCAGGGAAGGTGATACTCTGAGGAAATACAGGTTCTGCAAAAAGTGTAAGGAAAACATCGACCTTATAAGAGAGAAAGTGAGGGTTGAAGCATGA
- a CDS encoding type Z 30S ribosomal protein S14, whose protein sequence is MARKAKVAKDVMHFPKYAVRQKNRCPLCGRPRGFIRQFGMCRLCFRELALKGELPGIKKSSW, encoded by the coding sequence ATGGCAAGAAAGGCAAAGGTGGCAAAGGATGTAATGCATTTTCCCAAGTATGCGGTCCGGCAGAAGAACAGATGTCCTCTTTGTGGCAGGCCAAGAGGCTTTATAAGACAGTTTGGTATGTGTAGACTGTGTTTCAGGGAGCTCGCCCTAAAGGGCGAACTTCCAGGCATTAAAAAGTCCAGCTGGTAA
- the secY gene encoding preprotein translocase subunit SecY, with protein MIEYIKQLFSLEDFKKRLLYTLFMLAIYRLGSHIPLPGIDTTALQDFFKSFQGTLFYLYDIFSGGNLSRMTLFALGVMPYISASIMMQLLTVAVPELQRLAKEEGDYGRYKINQYTRYLTLLVAFVQSIGIAVWLQGQVSPKGTPIVPDAGILFSITTIIALVSSTMFLVWVGDRITEKGIGNGMSLLIFAGIVAGFPSAGIRVWDMLRNGDISPFAFVGTIIFIIAVVVGIVFIQEAERRIPIQYPRRQVGRQEVMGSSSYLPIKINPAGVIPIIFAQSLLIIPSTVLGFIQHPIARAMHDAFNPTTLPYNILYIAFIIFFTYFYTAVIINPVDVADNLKKAGAFIPGIRPGQDTQKSLEYIINRLALVGAIFLSVVAIVPIFISLWLNVPFYFGGTTALIVVGVALDTINKLEAQLLQQKYTKYRRKVR; from the coding sequence GTGATAGAGTACATAAAACAGCTTTTTTCCCTTGAGGACTTCAAAAAGAGGCTCCTTTACACACTTTTTATGCTTGCCATATACAGGCTTGGCAGTCATATTCCGCTGCCCGGCATAGACACAACAGCCCTTCAGGATTTTTTCAAGAGCTTTCAGGGAACCCTCTTCTACCTTTACGATATCTTCTCTGGAGGAAACCTGAGCAGGATGACTCTTTTCGCCTTGGGAGTCATGCCCTACATATCTGCCTCCATAATGATGCAGCTTCTTACGGTGGCGGTGCCGGAGCTTCAGAGGCTTGCCAAGGAAGAAGGTGATTATGGAAGGTATAAGATAAACCAGTATACGAGGTATCTCACCCTCCTTGTTGCCTTTGTTCAGTCCATAGGTATAGCTGTCTGGCTGCAGGGGCAGGTCTCGCCAAAGGGAACCCCCATAGTGCCAGATGCTGGAATTCTCTTTTCCATAACCACCATAATAGCCCTCGTTTCCTCCACCATGTTTCTCGTGTGGGTGGGCGACAGGATAACGGAGAAGGGTATTGGTAATGGTATGTCCCTTCTCATATTCGCCGGTATAGTGGCAGGTTTCCCCAGTGCTGGCATAAGGGTTTGGGATATGCTCAGAAACGGTGATATCTCCCCCTTTGCCTTTGTGGGCACCATCATCTTCATTATAGCGGTGGTTGTGGGCATAGTCTTTATTCAGGAAGCAGAAAGAAGGATACCCATACAGTATCCGAGAAGACAGGTGGGAAGACAGGAGGTTATGGGCTCCTCCAGCTACCTTCCCATAAAGATAAACCCCGCAGGTGTAATACCCATAATCTTCGCTCAGTCCCTTCTTATAATTCCTTCCACAGTTCTCGGTTTCATACAGCACCCCATAGCCAGAGCTATGCATGATGCCTTCAACCCCACAACACTCCCCTACAACATCCTCTACATAGCCTTCATAATCTTCTTCACCTACTTTTATACAGCGGTGATCATAAACCCGGTGGATGTGGCAGACAACCTCAAAAAGGCTGGAGCCTTCATCCCGGGCATAAGACCGGGTCAGGATACCCAGAAGAGCCTGGAATACATCATTAACAGGCTTGCCCTTGTGGGTGCCATCTTCCTGAGCGTGGTGGCTATAGTGCCCATCTTCATAAGTCTCTGGCTAAATGTTCCTTTCTACTTTGGAGGAACAACTGCCCTTATCGTGGTGGGTGTAGCCCTTGACACTATAAACAAGCTCGAGGCTCAGCTCCTCCAGCAAAAGTATACCAAGTATAGGAGGAAGGTAAGATGA
- the rpsE gene encoding 30S ribosomal protein S5: protein MAELEDQLQIEERLIYAKRTTRVTKGGKRFSFSALVIVGDKRGFVGFGLGKAREVPIAIAKAIEDGRKHLIRVPIENGTVPHDVVGHYGPTMIKVIPARRGTGIVAGGAAKPIFELAGYTDVLTKLQGSTNPNNVVRAVFDALLKLRSAEEVAKERGIDPELIKKRYHIYARDLRIP from the coding sequence ATAGCAGAGCTTGAGGACCAGCTGCAGATAGAGGAAAGGCTCATATACGCCAAGAGAACCACAAGGGTAACCAAGGGTGGAAAGAGGTTTTCCTTCAGTGCTCTGGTTATAGTAGGGGACAAGAGAGGCTTTGTGGGTTTTGGACTTGGAAAGGCGAGGGAAGTGCCAATAGCCATTGCGAAGGCGATAGAGGATGGAAGAAAGCACCTCATAAGGGTCCCTATAGAAAACGGAACCGTCCCCCACGATGTGGTGGGTCATTACGGCCCCACCATGATAAAGGTTATACCTGCAAGGCGGGGGACAGGTATTGTGGCAGGTGGCGCTGCAAAACCCATCTTTGAGCTGGCAGGCTATACGGACGTGCTCACAAAACTTCAAGGGAGCACGAACCCCAACAATGTGGTAAGGGCTGTCTTTGACGCCCTTCTCAAGCTCAGGTCTGCCGAAGAGGTGGCAAAGGAGAGGGGTATAGACCCCGAGCTCATAAAGAAGCGCTACCACATATACGCAAGAGACCTTCGTATACCCTGA
- a CDS encoding uracil-DNA glycosylase has protein sequence MERYKLQATLRALEKIGFDVLYTESVNIPASKPQSREAQAVREKDRKELLGDLYRKIVDEKKCVLYEGASGYVFGEGNPYSPVVFVGEAPGEEEDQLRRPFVGRAGRYLNQKLEEVGLRREDVYITNVVKSRPPGNRKPTAKEMQSCLPYLRKEIEIINPKLVVCLGATALEGILGKSLPITKHRGNFFDYPYDRRIKVLLTYHPAYILRNPGAEKEFVEDLRRIRDFLLSS, from the coding sequence ATGGAAAGATATAAGCTTCAGGCAACCCTCAGGGCTCTGGAGAAGATTGGTTTTGATGTTCTTTACACTGAAAGTGTAAACATTCCTGCAAGCAAACCACAGAGTAGGGAAGCACAAGCGGTGCGGGAAAAGGACAGGAAGGAACTTCTTGGTGACCTCTACAGGAAAATTGTGGATGAAAAAAAGTGCGTCCTTTATGAGGGTGCAAGCGGTTATGTTTTTGGAGAAGGCAACCCTTACTCGCCCGTTGTCTTTGTAGGAGAAGCCCCAGGAGAAGAGGAGGACCAGCTAAGAAGACCTTTTGTGGGAAGAGCTGGCAGGTATCTTAACCAGAAACTTGAGGAGGTGGGGCTCAGGCGAGAGGATGTTTACATAACCAATGTGGTAAAGTCCAGGCCTCCGGGCAACAGAAAGCCTACTGCAAAAGAGATGCAGTCCTGTCTGCCTTACCTGAGAAAGGAAATAGAAATAATAAACCCAAAGCTCGTAGTATGTCTGGGCGCTACAGCGCTTGAGGGTATACTGGGAAAATCACTACCAATAACAAAACACAGAGGGAACTTTTTTGACTACCCCTACGACAGAAGAATAAAGGTCCTTCTCACCTACCACCCTGCTTACATTCTCAGAAACCCGGGCGCTGAGAAGGAATTCGTGGAAGACCTGAGAAGGATAAGGGACTTTCTACTAAGTTCTTGA
- the rplE gene encoding 50S ribosomal protein L5 yields MSVETRYVSRLYNKYREEVVPQLINRFGYKNPMEVPRIVKVVVNMGVGEAVGDIKHLERAMEDLRAITGQQPAVRRAKKSEAGFKLRKGMPVGLKVTLRKERMWDFLDKLICVALPRVKDFKGLNPRSFDGRGNYAFGIGEQIVFPEIDYEKVDAIRGMDIIIQTTAKSDEEAFWLLALLGLPIRSAGG; encoded by the coding sequence ATGAGCGTAGAAACCAGGTATGTATCAAGGCTTTACAACAAGTACAGGGAAGAGGTGGTTCCGCAGCTGATAAACCGCTTCGGCTACAAAAACCCCATGGAAGTCCCCAGAATAGTTAAGGTGGTGGTAAATATGGGCGTAGGTGAGGCGGTTGGAGACATAAAGCACCTTGAAAGGGCCATGGAAGACCTGAGGGCCATAACAGGTCAGCAACCGGCGGTAAGAAGGGCAAAGAAATCAGAGGCTGGCTTTAAGCTTAGAAAGGGTATGCCCGTTGGTCTCAAGGTTACGCTGAGAAAGGAAAGGATGTGGGACTTTCTTGATAAGCTCATATGTGTGGCCCTTCCAAGGGTGAAGGATTTTAAGGGGCTTAACCCCAGGTCCTTTGATGGAAGGGGAAACTACGCCTTTGGAATTGGGGAGCAGATAGTTTTTCCAGAGATTGATTATGAAAAGGTGGATGCCATAAGGGGTATGGACATAATCATTCAGACTACCGCAAAGAGTGATGAGGAGGCTTTCTGGCTTCTGGCGCTGCTGGGGCTTCCCATTAGGAGTGCAGGAGGTTAA
- a CDS encoding TRC40/GET3/ArsA family transport-energizing ATPase, protein MRVILFSGKGGVGKTTISAATAYRLSSLGYRTIVVSLDPAHSLGDAFDVPEEEKTRAKGLPIKISDNLHIQEIDIQEEVDRYWGDVYRFLELLFNTTGLDEVVSEELAILPGMEEVTSLLYVNKYYREREFDALVLDLPPTGESLRFVSMPTVLKWYMRKIFNVERTILKVARPVARRLTDVPIPDDEYFRALENFYEKLKGVDEILVDPDVTSVRLVANPEKMVLKESQRAFMYFNLFGVNVDAVVVNKVLPSSVEGCEHFSRWVLTQRRYLEDMQALFYPVPVFTVPLMEDEVVGEERLRILSDLIYGDTDPARVFHREKPYEFIEQDGEYMVRLRAPFLTKEGLSVLKSEGEIVIRWKNFKSHILLPRKLRDYEPKGAKIEEGYLKVFLSRT, encoded by the coding sequence ATGAGGGTAATTCTCTTCTCAGGCAAGGGTGGCGTTGGCAAAACCACCATATCAGCCGCAACCGCCTACAGGCTTTCAAGCCTCGGCTACAGAACCATCGTGGTTTCCCTTGACCCAGCACACAGCCTTGGGGATGCCTTTGATGTGCCAGAAGAGGAAAAGACCAGGGCAAAGGGACTGCCCATAAAAATCTCGGATAACCTCCACATACAGGAGATAGACATACAGGAGGAAGTGGACAGATACTGGGGTGATGTTTACAGGTTCCTGGAGCTTCTCTTCAACACCACTGGGCTTGATGAGGTTGTTTCTGAAGAGCTTGCCATACTTCCCGGCATGGAGGAGGTAACAAGCCTCCTGTATGTGAACAAATATTACAGAGAGAGGGAGTTTGATGCCCTTGTTCTTGACCTCCCTCCCACCGGCGAATCCCTGAGGTTTGTTTCTATGCCAACGGTTCTCAAGTGGTATATGAGAAAGATATTCAACGTGGAGAGGACCATTCTCAAGGTGGCAAGACCTGTAGCAAGGAGGCTTACGGATGTCCCAATACCAGACGATGAGTATTTCAGGGCTCTTGAGAACTTCTACGAAAAGCTAAAGGGTGTGGATGAGATTCTTGTTGACCCGGATGTAACCTCCGTCAGGCTCGTGGCAAACCCTGAAAAGATGGTTCTCAAAGAGAGCCAGAGAGCCTTTATGTATTTTAACCTCTTTGGGGTGAATGTGGATGCTGTTGTGGTTAACAAGGTTCTGCCTTCCTCTGTAGAAGGATGTGAACACTTTTCAAGGTGGGTGCTCACTCAGAGAAGATACCTTGAGGATATGCAGGCACTCTTCTACCCAGTTCCTGTGTTTACAGTTCCTCTCATGGAGGATGAGGTGGTGGGTGAGGAAAGGCTCAGGATTCTCTCAGACCTTATATACGGTGATACAGACCCTGCAAGGGTATTTCACAGAGAAAAACCCTACGAGTTTATAGAGCAGGATGGTGAATACATGGTCAGGCTGAGAGCCCCTTTCCTCACAAAGGAGGGACTCTCCGTCCTTAAGAGCGAGGGTGAGATTGTTATAAGGTGGAAGAACTTTAAGAGTCATATCTTGCTCCCCAGAAAGCTCAGGGACTATGAACCCAAGGGTGCAAAGATTGAAGAGGGATACCTTAAGGTCTTTCTCTCAAGAACTTAG
- the rplF gene encoding 50S ribosomal protein L6, giving the protein MSRIGKKPIEIPQGVKVSLQDGELRVEGPKGKLSMKLHPDMEVSLEGNTVRVTRPSDQPFHRAMHGTTAALIRNMIKGVTEGFTKVLEVVGLGYRAAVKGNNLELSLGLSHPVVYPIPSDVRIEVKENKIYVSGINKERVGQVCAQIRAFRKPNVYKGKGIRYEGEVLRLKAGKAAGKGKGGKK; this is encoded by the coding sequence ATGTCAAGGATAGGCAAGAAACCCATTGAAATCCCCCAGGGTGTTAAGGTGAGCCTTCAGGATGGTGAGCTCAGAGTTGAAGGACCTAAAGGCAAGCTTTCAATGAAGCTACATCCAGATATGGAGGTCAGTCTGGAGGGAAACACCGTAAGGGTAACTAGACCCTCTGACCAGCCCTTTCACAGGGCCATGCACGGCACAACCGCTGCACTCATAAGAAATATGATAAAGGGTGTTACCGAAGGCTTTACAAAAGTGCTTGAGGTGGTTGGTCTTGGATACAGAGCTGCAGTCAAGGGAAACAACCTTGAGCTGAGCCTTGGACTCTCACACCCTGTGGTTTATCCCATACCTTCAGACGTAAGGATAGAGGTAAAAGAAAACAAAATATACGTCAGCGGTATAAACAAGGAAAGGGTAGGGCAGGTATGCGCCCAGATTAGGGCCTTCAGAAAACCCAACGTATACAAGGGCAAAGGCATAAGATACGAGGGTGAGGTGCTCAGGCTCAAGGCTGGAAAGGCGGCAGGAAAGGGCAAAGGCGGCAAGAAGTAA
- the rplR gene encoding 50S ribosomal protein L18, translating into MAKLGRHEKRERRHKRIRKKIVGTPERPRLSVYRSLNAFYAQLIDDSGGQSRTLVSASSIDPEFLQLAGKRGGKSIEDVQKVAEILVKKAMEKGIRKVVFDRGGFLYHGKIKAFADKCRELGLEF; encoded by the coding sequence ATGGCAAAGCTCGGCAGGCATGAAAAGCGAGAAAGAAGGCACAAGAGGATAAGAAAGAAAATCGTGGGAACTCCAGAAAGACCAAGGCTCAGCGTTTACAGGAGCCTGAATGCCTTCTACGCTCAGCTGATTGATGACTCTGGGGGCCAGTCAAGAACGCTGGTTTCTGCCTCTTCCATAGACCCGGAGTTCCTACAGCTTGCCGGTAAGAGAGGAGGAAAGTCCATAGAGGATGTGCAGAAAGTGGCCGAGATACTGGTAAAGAAGGCTATGGAAAAGGGCATAAGAAAGGTGGTCTTTGACAGAGGTGGTTTTCTTTACCATGGAAAGATAAAGGCCTTTGCAGATAAATGCAGAGAGCTTGGTCTTGAATTCTAA
- the rplN gene encoding 50S ribosomal protein L14, protein MIQRQGYANVADNSGAKRVQIIGIPYAPRKYATVGDVVTVTVKVAAPNSPAKKGKVYRAVVVRTKKEVRRSDGSYIKFDDNAVVLLNQYGEPLGTRILGPIAREVRNRGFTKLASLAPEVV, encoded by the coding sequence ATGATACAGCGACAGGGTTATGCAAATGTTGCGGATAACTCGGGGGCCAAGAGGGTTCAGATTATAGGCATACCCTACGCCCCGAGGAAGTATGCCACAGTGGGTGATGTGGTAACTGTCACAGTAAAGGTTGCCGCACCCAACAGCCCGGCAAAAAAGGGCAAGGTCTACAGAGCGGTGGTGGTAAGGACAAAGAAAGAAGTAAGGCGTTCCGATGGCAGCTACATAAAGTTTGATGACAATGCGGTGGTTCTTCTCAATCAATATGGAGAGCCTCTGGGCACGCGCATACTTGGGCCAATAGCCAGGGAGGTCAGAAACAGGGGCTTTACCAAACTGGCATCTCTTGCTCCGGAGGTGGTGTGA
- the rpsH gene encoding 30S ribosomal protein S8: protein MDPVADMFSAIKNAIRRRMDYVDIPSSRLKESILELLKKEGYIKGWERLQEGKKGTQYILRVHLKYLDPKKERNAISELQKVSKPGRRIYTPKHRIPHVQRGFGVAILSTDSGLITDHDARRLGKGGEILAYVW from the coding sequence ATGGACCCAGTGGCAGACATGTTCTCCGCCATAAAGAACGCAATAAGGAGAAGGATGGATTACGTGGACATCCCCTCTTCAAGGCTGAAAGAGTCCATACTTGAGCTTCTCAAGAAGGAAGGCTACATAAAAGGATGGGAAAGACTCCAGGAGGGTAAGAAGGGCACCCAGTATATACTGAGGGTTCATCTCAAGTATCTTGACCCCAAGAAGGAAAGGAACGCCATATCGGAGCTTCAGAAAGTTTCAAAGCCTGGAAGGAGAATATACACTCCCAAGCACAGAATCCCTCACGTTCAGAGGGGTTTTGGCGTAGCCATACTCTCCACCGACTCAGGTCTCATAACAGACCATGATGCCAGAAGGCTGGGCAAGGGTGGGGAGATATTAGCCTATGTATGGTGA
- the rpmD gene encoding 50S ribosomal protein L30: MARLKVKLVRGLAGKPEAQVKAVKSLGLKKVGQEVLLEDNPMVRGNIRKALHLLQVEEVKE, translated from the coding sequence ATGGCCAGGCTTAAGGTGAAACTTGTCAGAGGTCTTGCAGGAAAGCCCGAGGCTCAGGTAAAGGCCGTAAAAAGCCTAGGGCTTAAAAAGGTAGGCCAGGAAGTCCTGCTTGAAGATAACCCCATGGTAAGGGGGAACATACGCAAGGCGCTTCATCTTCTTCAGGTAGAGGAGGTCAAGGAATGA
- a CDS encoding LuxR C-terminal-related transcriptional regulator: MYGVLMEAYRKEALLYGIEVIFYASAVFLCVILLKDWDENLLILSVVSFALGYFLMHTGNGLGLNLAMYAVQIGFGFADVFLLYTLIKLRNPIKAFPVGFGVVCSAILVGYFLFKIMEDTRSLIALGNLILVGFSVYLVHANRANRRGLEEVSQKSEDVHAIENIPHTQKSASPEGFLQELCRKRQAYKKTLSKREREVVLLLLEGLSNEEIGQYLGISTSSVREYLRRATEKLSIGREELVSMYEEWKKNLET; the protein is encoded by the coding sequence ATGTATGGTGTGCTTATGGAAGCCTACCGTAAGGAGGCCCTTCTGTATGGTATTGAGGTCATTTTCTACGCATCTGCTGTATTTCTGTGTGTAATCCTGCTGAAGGATTGGGATGAAAATCTACTGATTCTTTCCGTGGTTTCCTTTGCCCTGGGATACTTTCTGATGCATACGGGTAATGGTCTTGGTTTAAACCTTGCCATGTATGCGGTCCAGATAGGTTTTGGTTTTGCTGATGTATTTCTACTTTATACCTTGATAAAGCTCAGAAATCCCATAAAGGCATTTCCTGTTGGTTTTGGAGTTGTTTGCAGTGCTATTCTTGTGGGCTATTTCCTCTTTAAAATTATGGAAGACACAAGAAGTCTTATAGCTTTAGGGAATCTTATACTCGTGGGTTTTTCTGTATACTTAGTGCATGCAAACAGAGCTAATAGAAGAGGTTTGGAGGAGGTTTCTCAGAAGTCAGAGGATGTCCATGCAATTGAAAATATACCTCATACCCAGAAAAGTGCCTCGCCGGAAGGTTTTTTGCAGGAGCTATGCAGGAAAAGGCAAGCTTATAAAAAGACGCTTTCTAAGAGAGAGAGGGAAGTGGTTCTACTACTGCTTGAGGGTCTCAGCAACGAGGAAATAGGTCAATATCTCGGTATATCAACCTCAAGCGTTAGAGAATACTTGAGAAGAGCTACAGAAAAGCTTAGCATTGGTAGAGAAGAATTGGTTTCCATGTATGAAGAGTGGAAGAAAAACTTAGAAACGTAG